Proteins encoded within one genomic window of Actinoplanes octamycinicus:
- a CDS encoding maleylpyruvate isomerase family mycothiol-dependent enzyme — protein MDPEASWQAITGMRLRLADLLESLGEADWESPSLCAGWRVRDVAAHVALAPQPPGMPAMLASAVRAGGRFHVLNHDVAVRHAAARSSARLVAELREHAASRRLPVVTNYRNILFDVLVHSQDVAVPLGRELPAPRDAAVAAATRVWAMGWPFWARRRLRGLRLTATDADWAAGRGAALDGPVEALVLLLTGRVAAAVPRLTGPGRALLRPAGSPSSG, from the coding sequence ATGGATCCCGAGGCGAGCTGGCAGGCGATCACCGGGATGCGGCTGCGGCTGGCCGACCTGCTGGAGTCGCTCGGCGAGGCGGACTGGGAGTCGCCGTCGCTCTGCGCCGGCTGGCGGGTCCGGGATGTGGCGGCGCACGTCGCGCTCGCCCCGCAGCCGCCCGGCATGCCGGCCATGCTGGCCTCCGCGGTGCGTGCCGGTGGCCGGTTCCACGTGCTCAACCACGATGTGGCGGTGCGCCATGCGGCCGCCCGGTCATCCGCCCGGTTGGTCGCCGAGCTGCGGGAGCACGCCGCGTCGCGCCGCCTGCCGGTGGTGACGAACTATCGCAACATCCTCTTCGACGTGCTGGTGCACAGCCAGGACGTGGCCGTCCCGCTCGGCCGGGAGCTGCCGGCGCCCCGGGACGCGGCGGTCGCCGCCGCGACCCGGGTCTGGGCCATGGGCTGGCCGTTCTGGGCCCGGCGGCGGCTGCGCGGGCTGCGGCTGACCGCGACCGACGCCGACTGGGCGGCCGGTCGCGGCGCCGCCCTGGACGGGCCGGTCGAGGCGCTGGTGCTGCTGCTCACCGGCCGGGTCGCGGCCGCCGTGCCCCGGCTGACCGGGCCCGGCCGGGCGCTGCTCAGGCCGGCCGGGAGTCCGTCGAGCGGCTGA
- a CDS encoding NAD-dependent epimerase/dehydratase family protein, whose amino-acid sequence MTEELVTMKVFLTGATGHIGSAVLPALIAAGHSVTALVRSERKAAAGAEVVVGDIQDQDLVRRLATDADAVLATASPGDATSSAVETAFAEAVLDGLRPGATFLRTGGVWVHGSAPDVTEATPRNAPPLVAWREALDSRVLSAPGIRSVLIEPGTVYGNRAGIPNVLFAGERVGEPAALRLVGPGTQHWTSVHVDDLAELYVAALDRAENGSVYLGVNGDSVTVRELGEAASHRLGLGGRVVPEDPAALVERLGGFGEALLLDQQATGEKARLELGWKPSRRSLLQEIAAGGYDPA is encoded by the coding sequence TTGACTGAGGAGCTCGTCACCATGAAGGTCTTCCTGACCGGCGCCACCGGACACATCGGCTCGGCGGTCCTGCCCGCCCTGATCGCCGCCGGCCACTCCGTCACGGCGCTGGTCCGCTCGGAGAGGAAAGCGGCCGCCGGCGCGGAGGTCGTCGTCGGCGACATCCAGGACCAGGACCTGGTCCGCCGGCTGGCCACCGACGCCGACGCCGTGCTCGCCACGGCGTCGCCGGGCGACGCGACCAGCAGCGCGGTGGAGACCGCGTTCGCCGAGGCGGTCCTCGACGGCCTGCGGCCGGGCGCCACCTTCCTGCGCACCGGTGGTGTCTGGGTGCACGGGTCGGCGCCGGACGTCACCGAGGCGACCCCGCGGAACGCGCCGCCGCTGGTCGCCTGGCGCGAGGCGCTGGACTCCCGGGTCCTGAGCGCGCCCGGGATCCGGTCGGTCCTCATCGAGCCGGGCACCGTCTACGGCAACCGCGCCGGCATCCCGAACGTGCTGTTCGCCGGGGAGCGGGTCGGCGAGCCGGCCGCGCTGCGCCTGGTCGGCCCCGGCACCCAGCACTGGACCAGCGTGCACGTCGACGACCTGGCGGAGCTGTACGTCGCCGCGCTGGACCGGGCCGAGAACGGCTCGGTCTACCTCGGCGTCAACGGCGACAGCGTGACGGTCCGCGAGCTGGGCGAGGCCGCGTCCCACCGGCTGGGTCTCGGCGGCCGGGTGGTGCCCGAGGACCCCGCCGCCCTGGTCGAGCGGCTCGGCGGGTTCGGCGAGGCGCTGCTGCTCGACCAGCAGGCCACCGGCGAGAAGGCCCGCCTGGAGCTGGGCTGGAAGCCGTCCCGCCGGTCGCTGCTGCAGGAGATCGCGGCCGGCGGCTACGACCCGGCCTGA
- a CDS encoding LysR family transcriptional regulator codes for MEERQLQYFVAVAEELSFTRAAQRTHAVQSTVSASIRALERHLGAPLFERSTSKVALTEAGRALLPEARRALDALDQARAAVAGLREGLTGSLRVGTLSGLTAVDLPGLVSDFRSRHPGVRLSLSMAAGGTDGLLAALRARELDVAFVAVQVASVPDLHLEAIAEFQPRLLVPAGHPLAGQTAVSPAALADEPFVDLPPGFCNRIRTDHDFRRAGVTRTIAVEVSDITTIPGYVESGIGLALVPPLAAEDGHRVAPVALDPPAASWTLAAASLGGPAPRPAVRAFLDLVDAHVVRRDRY; via the coding sequence GTGGAGGAGCGTCAACTGCAGTACTTCGTGGCCGTCGCCGAGGAGCTCAGCTTCACCCGGGCCGCCCAGCGCACCCATGCCGTGCAGTCGACGGTCTCGGCGAGCATCCGGGCGCTGGAGCGGCACCTCGGCGCACCCCTGTTCGAGCGCAGCACCAGCAAGGTCGCGCTGACCGAGGCCGGCAGGGCGCTGCTGCCCGAGGCGCGCCGGGCGCTCGACGCCCTCGACCAGGCCCGCGCCGCGGTCGCCGGCCTGCGCGAGGGGCTGACCGGCAGCCTGCGCGTCGGCACGCTCTCCGGCCTGACCGCCGTCGACCTGCCCGGGCTGGTCAGCGACTTCCGCAGCCGGCACCCGGGCGTGCGGCTGAGCCTGAGCATGGCCGCCGGGGGCACCGACGGGCTGCTGGCCGCCCTGCGCGCCCGGGAGCTGGACGTCGCGTTCGTCGCCGTGCAGGTCGCCAGTGTGCCCGACCTGCACCTGGAGGCGATCGCCGAGTTCCAGCCGCGCCTGCTCGTCCCGGCCGGCCACCCGCTGGCCGGGCAGACCGCGGTGAGCCCGGCCGCGCTGGCCGACGAGCCGTTCGTCGACCTTCCGCCCGGCTTCTGCAACCGGATCCGCACCGACCACGACTTCCGCCGGGCCGGCGTCACCCGCACGATCGCCGTCGAGGTCAGCGACATCACCACCATTCCGGGGTACGTCGAGTCCGGCATCGGCCTGGCTCTGGTTCCACCGCTGGCCGCCGAGGACGGTCACCGGGTCGCCCCGGTCGCCCTCGACCCGCCGGCCGCGTCGTGGACCCTGGCCGCGGCCAGTCTCGGTGGCCCGGCGCCGCGGCCGGCCGTGCGCGCCTTCCTGGACCTGGTCGACGCGCACGTCGTCCGCCGGGACCGTTACTGA
- a CDS encoding zinc-dependent alcohol dehydrogenase family protein: MARIVQFDRLGGPEVLTLRDVEAGAPRAGEVRIRVQAIGLNRAEIMFREGGYFLQPRFPSTLGYEAAGVVDEAGPGVTGFAPGDPVAVVPSFSLNDYGTYGDLVIVPASAVVPRPSTVDPVTAAAVWMAYITAYGPLAESGEVRPGDHVLITAAASSVGQAALQIARHVGAIPIATTRSAAKRQRLLDAGAAHVIVTDQEDVPARIMEITGGEGVRLAFDPVAGPGVETLARGIAPGGSLVVYGALDPRTTPLPNARSYPALSTRTYTLHEITTDPERLRRAVAFVNAGLASGSFTPVVDRTFDLTEIVEAHRYLAAADHVGKIVVTV; the protein is encoded by the coding sequence ATGGCGAGAATCGTGCAGTTCGACCGGCTCGGTGGCCCCGAAGTCCTCACCCTCCGCGACGTCGAGGCCGGCGCGCCGCGAGCCGGCGAGGTGCGGATCCGGGTGCAGGCGATCGGCCTGAACCGGGCCGAGATCATGTTCCGTGAGGGCGGCTATTTCCTGCAGCCGCGGTTCCCGTCGACGCTGGGCTACGAGGCGGCCGGCGTGGTCGACGAGGCCGGGCCGGGCGTGACCGGCTTCGCGCCGGGCGACCCGGTCGCGGTGGTCCCGTCCTTCTCGCTGAACGACTACGGCACCTACGGCGACCTGGTGATCGTCCCGGCTTCGGCCGTGGTCCCCCGCCCGTCCACCGTGGACCCGGTCACCGCCGCCGCGGTCTGGATGGCCTACATCACCGCCTACGGGCCGCTGGCGGAGAGCGGCGAGGTGCGCCCGGGCGACCACGTGCTGATCACCGCGGCCGCGAGCAGCGTCGGGCAGGCCGCGTTGCAGATCGCCCGGCACGTCGGCGCGATCCCGATCGCCACCACCCGGTCGGCCGCCAAGCGGCAGCGCCTGCTGGACGCGGGCGCCGCCCACGTCATAGTCACCGACCAGGAGGATGTCCCCGCCCGGATCATGGAGATCACCGGCGGCGAGGGGGTGCGGCTGGCCTTCGACCCGGTCGCCGGGCCGGGCGTGGAGACCCTCGCGCGAGGTATCGCCCCCGGCGGCAGCCTGGTCGTCTACGGCGCTCTCGACCCGCGGACCACCCCGTTGCCGAACGCGCGGTCCTATCCGGCGCTGTCCACCCGCACCTACACGCTGCACGAGATCACCACGGACCCGGAGCGGCTGCGCCGCGCGGTCGCCTTCGTCAACGCGGGTCTCGCGTCCGGCTCGTTCACCCCGGTGGTGGACCGCACCTTCGACCTCACCGAGATCGTCGAGGCGCACCGTTACCTGGCCGCCGCGGACCACGTCGGCAAGATCGTCGTCACGGTCTGA
- a CDS encoding ArsR/SmtB family transcription factor yields the protein MPRPRAAARIITHPEVTEVSLQQLLEALVDPVRRSIVVQLTAKGAEMACGSFDTSVSDSTLTHHFNVLREAGVIRQWYSGTTKLNALRADELETRFPGVLTSVVAAETR from the coding sequence GTGCCTCGCCCCCGCGCCGCCGCCCGGATCATCACGCACCCCGAGGTCACCGAGGTGTCGCTGCAGCAGCTGCTGGAGGCGCTGGTCGACCCGGTGCGGCGGTCGATCGTCGTGCAGCTGACCGCCAAGGGCGCCGAGATGGCGTGCGGCTCCTTCGACACCTCGGTGTCCGACTCGACGCTGACGCACCACTTCAACGTGCTGCGCGAGGCCGGCGTGATCCGGCAGTGGTACTCGGGCACCACCAAGCTGAACGCCTTGCGCGCCGACGAGCTGGAGACCCGCTTCCCCGGCGTGCTGACCTCGGTCGTGGCCGCCGAGACCCGCTAG
- a CDS encoding alanine racemase — protein MTPELPTPRVTVDADVLERNLQAMATRAAARGLALRPHAKTHKCLEIARRQVELGAAGLTVATIGEAEVFAGGGLDDLFLAYPIWPSPQRAARLRALAGRVALRVGVDSVASAEALGRAVPGLEVLVEVDSGHHRSGVQPRSAGEVAVAADRAGLRVRGVFTFPGHAYGPGRQRPAATEEAAALTEAADAVTAAGLDAGVRSGGSTPTATFTGVAAAPGAQGAPTSPGTPTSPGALTEMRPGVYVFGDAQQLELGTCDWTEVALTVASTVVSRSGPKVILDAGSKVLGADHQSWTTGFGRLLDHPDARITALSEHHATVLFPDGAPVPSLGEVLRVVPNHVCATVNLADELLVLSEGTQVDRWPVAARGANT, from the coding sequence GTGACGCCTGAACTGCCCACCCCCCGCGTGACCGTCGACGCCGACGTGCTGGAGCGCAACCTGCAGGCCATGGCGACCCGGGCGGCCGCCCGCGGACTGGCGCTGCGACCGCACGCCAAGACGCACAAGTGCCTGGAGATCGCCCGCCGGCAGGTCGAGCTCGGGGCGGCCGGGCTGACCGTGGCCACCATCGGCGAGGCCGAGGTGTTCGCCGGCGGCGGGCTCGACGACCTGTTCCTGGCGTACCCGATCTGGCCGTCCCCGCAGCGGGCCGCCCGCCTGCGCGCCCTGGCCGGCCGGGTGGCGTTGCGGGTCGGCGTCGACTCGGTGGCGAGCGCGGAGGCGCTCGGGCGGGCGGTGCCCGGCCTGGAGGTGCTGGTCGAGGTGGACAGTGGACATCACCGCAGCGGCGTGCAGCCACGGTCCGCCGGCGAGGTCGCGGTCGCCGCGGACCGGGCCGGCCTGCGGGTTCGCGGCGTCTTCACCTTCCCCGGTCACGCCTACGGTCCGGGACGGCAGCGACCGGCCGCCACGGAGGAGGCAGCCGCCCTGACCGAAGCCGCCGACGCGGTCACCGCCGCGGGCCTGGACGCCGGCGTACGAAGCGGCGGCTCCACCCCGACCGCCACCTTCACCGGCGTCGCCGCCGCGCCCGGCGCGCAGGGCGCGCCCACCTCGCCGGGCACGCCGACCTCGCCCGGCGCGCTCACCGAGATGCGGCCCGGGGTCTACGTCTTCGGCGACGCCCAGCAGCTCGAACTCGGCACCTGCGACTGGACCGAGGTGGCCCTCACGGTGGCGTCCACCGTGGTCAGCCGCTCCGGCCCGAAGGTCATCCTGGACGCCGGCAGCAAGGTGCTCGGCGCCGACCACCAGTCCTGGACCACCGGTTTCGGCCGCCTGCTCGACCACCCGGACGCCCGGATCACCGCCCTCTCCGAACACCACGCCACGGTCCTCTTCCCGGACGGCGCCCCGGTCCCGTCGCTGGGCGAGGTGCTCCGAGTCGTCCCCAACCACGTCTGCGCCACCGTCAACCTCGCCGACGAGTTGCTCGTCCTCTCCGAGGGCACCCAGGTCGACCGCTGGCCGGTCGCCGCCCGCGGCGCCAACACCTGA
- a CDS encoding Hsp20/alpha crystallin family protein — protein MVLTFDPFREFDRLAGQMMGSGAAAGLAMPMDLYRSGDHFVLHCDLAGVDPGSVEIDVDKRVLTIRAERSARTDDDVQWLRRERPTGTFERRITLGDGLDLDKIAATWQDGVLTLTIPVAEAAKPRRIAINTGARQEVVEGTSTPALTES, from the coding sequence GTGGTGCTGACTTTCGATCCTTTCCGCGAGTTCGACCGTCTCGCCGGCCAGATGATGGGCAGCGGCGCTGCCGCCGGCCTGGCGATGCCGATGGATCTCTACCGTTCGGGTGACCACTTCGTCCTGCACTGTGACCTCGCCGGTGTCGACCCCGGCTCGGTGGAGATCGACGTCGACAAGCGAGTGCTGACGATCCGCGCCGAGCGTTCCGCTCGCACCGACGACGACGTGCAGTGGCTGCGCCGGGAGCGCCCGACCGGCACCTTCGAGCGCCGGATCACGCTGGGCGACGGCCTGGACCTCGACAAGATCGCCGCGACCTGGCAGGACGGGGTGCTGACCCTGACCATCCCGGTCGCCGAGGCGGCCAAGCCGCGCCGCATCGCGATCAACACCGGCGCCCGCCAGGAGGTCGTCGAGGGCACGTCCACGCCGGCCCTGACCGAGTCCTGA
- a CDS encoding ABC-F family ATP-binding cassette domain-containing protein, which yields MSIICTSLSFSWPDDTPVFDDLSVSVPEGRTGLVAANGSGKSTLLRLIAGELRPTGGSVVVDGVLGYLPQHLPFTSGQSVAEVLGVDRILAALHAIESGDAAEEHFTTIGTDWDIEERTRAELDRLGLGGIDLDRPLGTLSGGQVVSLGLAAQLLKRPDALLLDEPTNNLDGPARERLTEVLRSWSGCLLVVSHDRALLDGMDRIAALDHGAIRWYGGNFTAYQEARQSEQEVAERQVRNAEQDLKRQKREMQQARERAAKRASNAARNLGDAGLARIVAGGLKRDAQVSAAKANETHANRVDDAKARYDQASRAARQDDKIALELPGTTVPAGRTVFHGERLQVAYDDGPVFAGDGLDLDIRGPERIALVGPNGAGKSTLMRMIAAADTSHRVAYLSQRLDLLDPDRTVAENLAAWAPALPDAERMNLLARFLFRGARAHLPVRVLSGGERLRATLACVLFGEPAPQLLLLDEPTNNLDLDSVGQLEAALAAYQGAFVVVSHDERFLAEIGITRWLRLEGGRLTGS from the coding sequence ATGTCTATCATTTGCACCAGTCTGTCGTTTTCCTGGCCGGATGACACCCCGGTCTTCGACGATCTGTCGGTGAGCGTGCCGGAGGGCCGCACCGGCCTGGTCGCCGCGAACGGCTCCGGCAAGAGCACCCTGCTCCGCCTGATCGCCGGCGAGCTGCGGCCGACCGGCGGCAGCGTCGTCGTCGACGGGGTGCTCGGCTACCTCCCGCAGCACCTGCCGTTCACCTCCGGTCAGAGCGTGGCCGAGGTGCTCGGCGTCGACCGGATCCTGGCCGCGCTGCACGCCATCGAGTCCGGTGACGCGGCCGAGGAGCACTTCACCACGATCGGCACCGACTGGGACATCGAGGAGCGCACCCGCGCCGAGCTGGACCGGCTCGGCCTCGGCGGGATCGACCTGGACCGGCCGCTGGGCACCCTCAGCGGCGGCCAGGTGGTCTCCCTCGGCCTCGCCGCCCAGCTGCTGAAACGCCCCGACGCGCTGCTGCTCGACGAGCCCACCAACAACCTGGACGGCCCAGCCCGGGAGCGGCTCACCGAGGTGCTGCGCTCCTGGTCCGGGTGCCTGCTGGTGGTCAGCCACGACCGGGCGCTGCTGGACGGGATGGACCGGATCGCCGCCCTCGACCACGGCGCGATCCGGTGGTACGGCGGGAACTTCACCGCCTATCAGGAGGCGCGCCAGTCCGAGCAGGAGGTCGCCGAGCGTCAGGTCCGCAACGCCGAGCAGGACCTCAAGCGGCAGAAGCGGGAGATGCAGCAGGCCCGGGAGCGGGCCGCGAAACGCGCCTCGAACGCCGCCCGCAACCTGGGCGACGCCGGGCTGGCCCGGATCGTGGCCGGCGGGCTGAAACGGGACGCGCAGGTGTCCGCGGCCAAGGCCAACGAGACGCACGCGAACCGGGTCGATGACGCCAAGGCCCGCTATGACCAGGCGTCGCGGGCGGCGCGGCAGGACGACAAGATCGCCCTGGAGTTGCCCGGGACCACGGTTCCGGCGGGACGCACGGTCTTCCACGGGGAGCGGTTGCAGGTCGCGTACGACGATGGCCCGGTCTTCGCCGGTGACGGCCTCGACCTGGACATCCGCGGGCCGGAACGGATCGCCCTGGTCGGCCCGAACGGGGCCGGCAAGTCCACGCTGATGCGGATGATCGCCGCGGCGGACACGTCGCACCGGGTGGCGTACCTGTCGCAGCGGCTCGACCTGCTCGACCCGGACCGTACCGTCGCGGAGAACCTGGCGGCCTGGGCGCCGGCCCTGCCGGACGCGGAGCGGATGAACCTGCTGGCCCGGTTCCTGTTCCGGGGCGCGCGGGCGCACCTGCCGGTCCGGGTGCTCAGCGGTGGCGAGCGGTTGCGAGCCACCCTGGCCTGCGTGCTGTTCGGCGAGCCGGCGCCGCAGTTGCTGCTGCTCGACGAGCCGACCAACAACCTCGACCTGGACAGTGTCGGGCAGCTGGAGGCGGCGCTGGCCGCGTATCAGGGGGCGTTCGTGGTGGTCAGCCACGACGAGCGGTTCCTGGCGGAGATCGGGATCACGCGGTGGCTGCGGCTGGAGGGCGGGCGGCTCACCGGCTCCTGA
- a CDS encoding VOC family protein, which produces MQLDLVTLIVDEYDPAIAFFTGLLGFELAEDSPSTTTDGRPKRWVVVRPPGAQTGLLLARADGDRQRAAVGAQTAGRVGFFLRVDDFDAVHQRLLDAGVTFTRPPRAEPYGRVAVFLDIAGNQWDLLGPA; this is translated from the coding sequence GTGCAGCTCGACCTGGTCACCCTGATCGTCGACGAGTACGACCCGGCGATCGCGTTCTTCACCGGCCTGCTCGGTTTCGAGCTCGCCGAGGACTCCCCGTCCACCACCACCGACGGCCGCCCCAAACGCTGGGTCGTGGTCCGCCCGCCCGGCGCGCAGACCGGCCTGCTGCTCGCCCGCGCCGACGGCGACCGGCAGCGCGCGGCGGTCGGCGCCCAGACCGCCGGCCGGGTCGGCTTCTTCCTCCGGGTGGACGACTTCGACGCCGTCCACCAGCGCCTGCTCGACGCCGGCGTCACCTTCACCCGCCCGCCGCGCGCCGAGCCCTACGGCCGGGTCGCCGTCTTCCTGGACATCGCCGGCAACCAGTGGGACCTGCTCGGCCCCGCCTGA
- a CDS encoding TIGR03619 family F420-dependent LLM class oxidoreductase: MRLGVNLPQTNKYDLARDVTEFARAAEEIGYDSLWAYERILAPEDSSGAHGLYGVPDLPWPDSYSHTTDALVTLTLAAAVTRRVELGTGVLVPGLHLPFRLARSLAALDAASGGRVIAGLGSGWSIDEFAATAPRPIEERGAALDEFLDVAAAVWGPDPVSFANERYRVAPSRVNPKPARRVPIFLAGGNRTALSRIARRADGWLPTAIPPRQVGAVLAGLREQAAAAGRDPAAVGCVFQLGVRSLAEVPDAGRQPYTGGPAQIAEDLVALAEAGVDHAYVTLASAARDLKDLITAAQRLHKEVRAAGL, from the coding sequence ATGCGGCTTGGGGTGAATCTTCCACAGACCAACAAGTACGACCTGGCGCGGGACGTGACCGAGTTCGCCCGGGCGGCCGAGGAGATCGGCTATGACAGCCTCTGGGCCTACGAGCGGATCCTGGCGCCGGAGGACAGCAGCGGGGCGCACGGGCTCTACGGGGTGCCGGACCTGCCCTGGCCGGACAGCTACTCGCACACCACGGACGCGCTGGTCACGCTGACCCTGGCGGCGGCGGTGACCCGCCGGGTGGAGCTCGGCACCGGGGTGCTGGTGCCCGGGCTGCACCTGCCGTTCCGGCTGGCCCGCAGCCTGGCCGCGCTGGATGCGGCGTCCGGTGGCCGGGTGATCGCCGGGCTCGGCAGTGGATGGTCGATCGACGAGTTCGCGGCCACCGCCCCGCGGCCGATCGAGGAGCGGGGCGCGGCGCTCGACGAGTTCCTGGACGTGGCGGCGGCGGTGTGGGGGCCGGACCCGGTCTCCTTCGCGAACGAGCGCTACCGGGTCGCCCCGAGCCGGGTGAACCCGAAGCCGGCCCGGCGGGTGCCGATCTTCCTGGCCGGCGGCAACCGGACCGCGCTGTCCCGGATCGCCCGGCGGGCCGACGGCTGGCTGCCGACCGCGATCCCGCCGCGGCAGGTCGGCGCGGTGCTGGCCGGGCTGCGGGAGCAGGCGGCCGCGGCGGGGCGGGATCCGGCTGCGGTCGGCTGCGTCTTCCAGCTGGGGGTGCGCAGCCTGGCGGAGGTCCCGGACGCGGGGCGGCAGCCGTACACGGGGGGTCCGGCGCAGATCGCGGAGGACCTCGTGGCCCTGGCCGAGGCCGGCGTGGACCACGCCTATGTGACCCTGGCGTCGGCGGCCCGCGACCTCAAGGACCTGATCACCGCGGCGCAGCGGCTGCACAAGGAGGTGCGCGCGGCCGGCCTCTGA